TTCATATTTTCAAAGCCCGGGCATGACATTCATCATTTGAATTCATACGGGATTTTTCATAATTTAGGCTTAATAAACCATACGTTAAAAATGAAAAAAAGATAAGCTTATGAAACGAATTCATCTGGTGATTTTCATCACTTTCCTCCTGGGTTTTACTCATGCAGAGGCCCAAAAGGAAGATACCCGATTATTGAGATTCCCGGCCATTCACGGCGATCAAATCGTATTCTCCTATGCCGGAGATTTATATACCGTAGAGGCCGAAGGAGGTACAGCCAGGAGACTTACCTCCCACAAAGGCTATGAAATGTTTCCCCGCTTTTCTCCCGATGGGGATAAAATTGCATTTACAGGCCAATACGATGGTAACACGGAAGTTTATACCATTCCTAATGAGGGCGGGTCACCTAAAAGACTAACTTATACTGCTACGCTGAACCGGGATGATGTAGCCGATCGGATGGGACCCAACAACATTGTGATGACCTGGACTCCCGATGGTAAAAATATCCTTTTCCGGTCCAGAAAAAAGTCGTTTAATTCATTTATCGGCCAGCTTTTCAAAGTTCCCGTTGAAGGGGGCACGCCCGAACAATTACCGCTACCGGAAGGGGGATTCTGCAGTTATTCATCCAATGGAGACAAATTAGCCTATAACCGTGTATTCCGGGAATTCAGAACCTGGAAACATTACCGGGGAGGTATGGCCGACGATATATGGATCCATGATTTCAATACTCATGAGACCAGGGCAATAACCGATCATGAAGCCCAGGACATCATTCCCATGTGGAAGGATAATACCGTGTATTTCCTGTCGGACCGGGACTGGAAAATGAATCTGTTTAAATACAATATGGATACCGAAGAAGTTACCAAACTTACCCATTTTGAAGAATTTGATGTAAAATTCCCCTCGATTGGTGATAACTACATTGTATTTGAAAACGGGGGCTACATTTATAAATTCAACCTCCGAACCGAGGAAACCAGCCGGGTACCCATCACCATTTCAAATGACATGACATACAGTCGCGAGGAAATTGTTGATGCCTCCGAGCATATACAAAATGCAGGCTTATCCCCTAACGGGGAAAGGGTAACTTTCAGCGCCCGCGGAGATATATTCTCAGTACCCTCCAAAGAAGGTATCAACTATAACCTGACCCAATCATCAGATGCCCACGACCGCGACGCCAGATGGTCACCCGATGGAAAGCACATTGCCTACATATCTGACATGGGAGGAGAATTTGAGATATACATGCAGGATAGAAAAGGGAAAGAGACACCTGTCAAACTTACCAGAAATGCCGATACTTATAAGTATTCACTGAAATGGTCGCCCGACAGCAAAAAAATCATGTGGAGCGACGCTGAATTCCGACTCAAATTCACAAATGTAGAAACCCAGGAAGTAACCCTGGTCGACACATCCAAATACGGTGAGATCAGGAGCTATCAATGGAGTCCTGACAGCCAATGGATAACCTATACCAAAGAAGGGGACACTGATATGTCAGTGGTTTGGATATACAATACCCAAACAGGTGAGAAATTCAAAGCCACGGAGGGATGGTATGATTCAGCCGATCCCAATTTCTCCGATGACGGGAAATACCTTGTCCTGAGTTCCAGGCGCACCTTTGATCCCATATACAGCAGAGTGGAGTGGAACTATGCATACAAAGACATGGAAAAGGTTTACCTCATTACCTTACAGAAATCTACACCCTCTCCCTTCTCTCCGAAAAACGACGAAGTGGCTGTGGACGATGACAATGAAAAACAGGAAGAGGAATCCGGAGATATCGAAGTTGAAATTGACAGGGACGGCATACAGCAACGGATCATCGCTTTGCCCGTTCAGGCTTCAAATTATGGGAACATTTACGGGATTGACAATAAAGTATATTATCAGGAATATAATTCGGACAACAATCAGCGATCCATAAAAATGTTCGACCTCAAAGAGGAGAAGGAAACCACGCTGGGCACAGATATGCAATTCACCATATCGCCCAACAACAAAAAGATGCTCGTCCGTAAGAACAAGCGTTTTGCCGTGATAGATCTACCCTCTGCAGAGATACAGATGCAAGAAACGGTGGACATGTCCGACATGAAGGTCCGCGTTGATCGTAAAAAAGAATGGAAACAGATCTTCCATGAAAGCTGGAGACAGATGCGCGACTTTTTCTATGTTGAGAACTTGC
This genomic window from Bacteroidales bacterium contains:
- a CDS encoding PD40 domain-containing protein, with translation MKRIHLVIFITFLLGFTHAEAQKEDTRLLRFPAIHGDQIVFSYAGDLYTVEAEGGTARRLTSHKGYEMFPRFSPDGDKIAFTGQYDGNTEVYTIPNEGGSPKRLTYTATLNRDDVADRMGPNNIVMTWTPDGKNILFRSRKKSFNSFIGQLFKVPVEGGTPEQLPLPEGGFCSYSSNGDKLAYNRVFREFRTWKHYRGGMADDIWIHDFNTHETRAITDHEAQDIIPMWKDNTVYFLSDRDWKMNLFKYNMDTEEVTKLTHFEEFDVKFPSIGDNYIVFENGGYIYKFNLRTEETSRVPITISNDMTYSREEIVDASEHIQNAGLSPNGERVTFSARGDIFSVPSKEGINYNLTQSSDAHDRDARWSPDGKHIAYISDMGGEFEIYMQDRKGKETPVKLTRNADTYKYSLKWSPDSKKIMWSDAEFRLKFTNVETQEVTLVDTSKYGEIRSYQWSPDSQWITYTKEGDTDMSVVWIYNTQTGEKFKATEGWYDSADPNFSDDGKYLVLSSRRTFDPIYSRVEWNYAYKDMEKVYLITLQKSTPSPFSPKNDEVAVDDDNEKQEEESGDIEVEIDRDGIQQRIIALPVQASNYGNIYGIDNKVYYQEYNSDNNQRSIKMFDLKEEKETTLGTDMQFTISPNNKKMLVRKNKRFAVIDLPSAEIQMQETVDMSDMKVRVDRKKEWKQIFHESWRQMRDFFYVENLHGLDWEKMKNRYSELLPYVNHRNDLTYVIGLMISELNVGHAYIQSGDRPEAERIKTGLLGAELSRHESGYFQIERILEGNNWNDQEKSPLQAIGVDVDEGDYILEINGESVKGMPDLHKALVGKAGKKVEISFNASPELEGSHTEIIQPIGDESNLYYHNWVQNNKEKVNEKTNGEVGYIHIPDMITNGLNEFVEHFYPQLSKKGLIIDDRGNGGGNVSPMIIERLRRAISRAGMRRNVDEPSYTPSKVFRGPKVLLVDKYSASDGDLFAYSFKKNDLGPVIGTRTWGGVVGIRGSLPFIDGGSLRIPQFASYSAEKSKWIIEGYGVEPDIRVENDPYKEYRGIDQQLNKAIEVIQKKVDEEYEPLPEIPEFPDKSKDGQE